In Saccharomonospora marina XMU15, one genomic interval encodes:
- a CDS encoding DUF397 domain-containing protein → MELSGLTWRKSSYSGGGNDCVEVAFTGDGAALRDSKNPTAGALAVPAAEWDVLLEAARAGVLNPH, encoded by the coding sequence ATGGAGCTATCCGGCCTGACGTGGCGAAAGAGCAGCTACAGTGGCGGCGGCAACGACTGCGTCGAGGTCGCTTTCACCGGTGACGGGGCCGCGTTGCGCGACTCGAAGAACCCCACAGCGGGTGCGCTGGCGGTCCCGGCGGCTGAATGGGACGTCCTGCTCGAGGCCGCGCGGGCGGGTGTGTTGAACCCGCACTGA
- a CDS encoding CaiB/BaiF CoA transferase family protein: MNAGPLSGLKVIELAGLAPAPFACTILADLGADVIRVDRAAPGEDVLGMPYDPLLRSRRTIGVNTKTAEGVELVLRLAERADVLVEGFRPGVAERMGLGPQQVHARNPRLVYGRITGWGQDGPLAPRAGHDINYLGLSGALHAIGRAGERPLPPVNFLADFGGGGLFLAMGVLAALFERACSGQGQVVDASMVDGAALLTTHLHGLRASGLWDGERGENMLDTGAPFYDTYETADGKYVAVGALEMRFWAALVRVLGLEDEELPNHLDKREWPRLREILSETIGKYTRDELVAKAEGTDACLTPVLSPWEAASHPHNEARGTFVEVDGVVQPAPGPKFDRTPAPAPVPPHEKGADTAAVLSEELGLADDEIERLRGAGAVN; this comes from the coding sequence ATGAACGCTGGTCCGCTGAGCGGGCTGAAGGTGATCGAACTCGCCGGGCTCGCGCCCGCCCCGTTCGCCTGCACGATCCTCGCCGACCTCGGCGCCGACGTGATCAGGGTGGACAGGGCTGCTCCCGGCGAGGACGTGCTGGGAATGCCCTACGACCCGTTGCTGCGCAGCCGCAGGACCATCGGCGTGAACACCAAGACCGCCGAGGGCGTGGAACTGGTGCTGAGGCTCGCCGAGCGGGCCGACGTGCTCGTCGAGGGCTTCCGGCCCGGTGTCGCGGAGCGGATGGGCCTTGGGCCGCAACAGGTACACGCCCGCAACCCGCGGCTGGTCTACGGCCGGATCACCGGCTGGGGCCAGGACGGTCCGCTGGCGCCCAGGGCGGGGCACGACATCAACTATCTCGGTCTGTCGGGGGCGCTGCATGCCATCGGCAGGGCCGGAGAGCGGCCGCTGCCGCCGGTGAACTTCCTCGCCGACTTCGGCGGTGGCGGGCTCTTCCTCGCGATGGGCGTGCTCGCCGCACTGTTCGAGCGGGCTTGCTCAGGTCAGGGCCAGGTGGTGGACGCCTCGATGGTCGACGGTGCGGCGCTGCTGACCACGCACCTGCACGGGTTGCGGGCGAGCGGGCTGTGGGACGGCGAGCGCGGCGAGAACATGCTCGACACCGGTGCGCCCTTCTACGACACCTACGAGACCGCTGACGGCAAGTACGTCGCCGTCGGTGCACTCGAGATGCGGTTCTGGGCGGCGTTGGTGCGGGTGCTCGGGCTGGAGGACGAGGAGTTGCCCAACCACCTCGACAAGCGGGAATGGCCCCGGTTGCGGGAGATACTCAGCGAGACCATCGGCAAGTACACCAGGGACGAGTTGGTGGCCAAAGCCGAGGGCACCGACGCGTGCCTGACGCCGGTGTTGTCCCCGTGGGAGGCGGCCTCGCACCCGCACAACGAGGCGCGAGGCACGTTCGTGGAGGTCGACGGCGTCGTGCAACCCGCGCCGGGGCCGAAGTTCGACCGCACTCCGGCGCCCGCACCGGTGCCGCCGCACGAGAAGGGCGCGGATACGGCGGCCGTGCTGTCGGAGGAACTCGGGCTCGCCGACGACGAGATCGAGCGGCTTCGCGGCGCGGGCGCGGTGAACTGA
- the speD gene encoding adenosylmethionine decarboxylase produces MPSEFVPVGVFSGKHVLAELDGIDPHLLDDEQFLRSTLASTLTEAGATVCDVIAHRFEPQGVTVLAMLSESHASVHTYPEIGAVFVDVFTCGDRADPQEAVRLLADALGTRSMNMSTLQRGRLPVNAGK; encoded by the coding sequence GTGCCGAGTGAGTTCGTACCGGTCGGCGTGTTTTCCGGCAAGCACGTCCTCGCAGAGTTGGACGGCATCGATCCACATCTGCTTGACGACGAGCAATTCCTGCGGAGCACCTTGGCGAGCACGCTGACCGAGGCGGGCGCGACGGTGTGCGACGTGATCGCGCACCGCTTCGAGCCGCAGGGGGTGACCGTTTTGGCCATGCTTTCGGAGTCCCATGCTTCGGTGCACACCTATCCGGAGATCGGCGCGGTGTTCGTCGACGTCTTCACGTGCGGCGATCGGGCCGATCCGCAGGAGGCGGTACGGCTGCTTGCCGACGCACTCGGCACGCGATCGATGAACATGTCGACACTTCAGCGCGGGCGGCTGCCCGTGAACGCGGGGAAGTGA
- a CDS encoding spermidine synthase: MSEQIVEPLGPGLSRVWELSGTILDTHTDYQHVVIAKTAQGVTLFCDDERQSTEASQLVYHEALMVPGMLLADNLDRVLVIGSSEGVASQLAVAFGAELVDHVDIDRDTVRACARHLPYGYSETELARAEQGDGEVRMHYRDGWEFLETTQQRYDVVVIDLPDENTDPAAQHNRLYGEDFLRRCSDLLSPGGVVVCQAGCPTLWRNDTLLAAWKRFGDIFDTVVYFGSDEHEWAFLSGRPDRVDAPVDRMIERLSQVSYRPRSIDADTLRGATVPPYSVRTTACGPPAPGA; this comes from the coding sequence ATGTCAGAGCAGATCGTCGAACCCCTCGGCCCGGGCCTTTCCCGGGTATGGGAACTGTCCGGCACCATTCTCGACACACACACCGACTACCAGCACGTCGTCATCGCCAAGACAGCGCAGGGCGTGACACTGTTCTGTGACGACGAGCGGCAAAGCACCGAGGCGAGCCAACTCGTCTACCACGAGGCGCTGATGGTGCCCGGGATGTTGCTCGCCGACAACCTCGACCGGGTGCTCGTCATCGGCTCGAGCGAAGGGGTCGCCAGTCAGCTCGCGGTCGCGTTCGGAGCCGAGTTGGTCGACCATGTCGACATCGATCGCGATACTGTGCGCGCCTGTGCGCGACACCTGCCCTACGGCTACTCCGAAACCGAGCTGGCGCGGGCCGAGCAAGGCGACGGCGAGGTGCGCATGCACTACCGCGACGGCTGGGAGTTCCTCGAAACCACGCAGCAGCGCTACGACGTGGTGGTCATCGATCTCCCCGATGAGAACACCGATCCCGCCGCGCAGCACAACCGGCTCTACGGCGAGGACTTCCTGCGCCGATGTAGCGACCTGCTCAGCCCCGGCGGCGTGGTGGTGTGTCAGGCGGGATGCCCGACGCTGTGGCGCAACGACACGTTGCTGGCGGCGTGGAAGCGGTTCGGCGACATCTTCGACACGGTCGTCTACTTCGGTTCCGACGAGCACGAGTGGGCGTTCCTTTCCGGCAGGCCCGACCGCGTCGACGCGCCGGTTGACCGCATGATCGAACGGTTGTCGCAGGTGAGCTACCGGCCCCGTTCGATAGACGCCGACACGCTGCGCGGCGCCACCGTGCCGCCGTACTCGGTGCGGACTACAGCTTGCGGCCCGCCAGCACCCGGCGCGTGA
- a CDS encoding acyl-CoA dehydrogenase family protein → MNEELDDFRDLARSFCVKELAGNQERWMAQKQIDREVWTKAGEVGLLALSIPEEYGGGGGTFAHEAVLYEEQARSGDGAWGVSVHNGIVAHYLLAYASEERKREWLPKLASGEYVGAIAMTEPGTGSDLQGIKTRAVRDGDHYVINGSKTFITNGAHADIVVVAVKTDPEAGAKGVSLIAVETSTPGFRRGRVLDKVGLRGQDTAELFFDDVRVPTQNLLGEEEGRGFIQLMEQLPQERLIIAVTAVAGMEGAVDKTIEYTKERTAFGRPIFGFQNTKFKLAEAATEAAVSRAFLDQCIERHLRGELDVQGAAMAKLWTTERVNKVIDECVQLFGGYGYMTEYPIARAWADVRISRIFGGTSEIMKDIISRTL, encoded by the coding sequence ATGAACGAGGAACTCGACGACTTCCGCGACCTGGCGAGGAGTTTCTGCGTCAAGGAGCTCGCTGGGAACCAGGAGCGGTGGATGGCCCAGAAGCAGATCGACCGCGAGGTATGGACCAAGGCGGGAGAGGTGGGCCTGCTCGCACTGTCCATTCCGGAGGAATACGGCGGCGGTGGTGGTACCTTCGCGCACGAGGCCGTGCTCTACGAGGAGCAGGCCCGCAGCGGTGACGGCGCGTGGGGTGTGTCCGTCCACAACGGAATCGTCGCGCACTACCTGCTCGCCTACGCGAGCGAGGAGCGCAAGCGGGAGTGGCTGCCGAAGCTGGCCAGCGGTGAGTACGTCGGCGCCATCGCGATGACCGAGCCGGGTACCGGCTCCGACCTGCAGGGCATCAAGACCCGTGCGGTGCGCGACGGCGACCACTACGTCATCAACGGTTCCAAGACCTTCATCACCAACGGCGCGCACGCCGACATCGTCGTCGTCGCGGTGAAGACCGACCCCGAGGCGGGAGCCAAGGGAGTCTCGCTGATCGCGGTCGAGACCTCCACTCCGGGCTTTCGGCGGGGCCGGGTGCTGGACAAGGTCGGTCTGCGCGGCCAGGACACCGCCGAGTTGTTCTTCGACGACGTCCGCGTGCCGACGCAGAACCTGCTCGGCGAGGAGGAAGGCCGTGGCTTCATCCAGTTGATGGAGCAGCTGCCGCAGGAGCGGCTCATCATCGCCGTCACCGCGGTCGCGGGCATGGAGGGCGCGGTGGACAAGACCATCGAGTACACCAAGGAACGCACCGCGTTCGGGAGGCCGATCTTCGGCTTCCAGAACACCAAGTTCAAGCTCGCCGAGGCCGCCACCGAAGCGGCGGTGTCGCGGGCCTTCCTCGACCAGTGCATCGAGCGGCACCTGCGGGGAGAACTCGACGTGCAGGGTGCCGCCATGGCGAAGCTGTGGACCACGGAGCGGGTCAACAAGGTGATCGACGAGTGCGTCCAGTTGTTCGGCGGCTACGGCTACATGACGGAGTACCCGATCGCGAGGGCGTGGGCCGACGTGCGGATCTCGCGGATCTTCGGCGGCACCAGCGAGATCATGAAGGACATCATCTCCCGCACGCTGTGA
- a CDS encoding lytic transglycosylase domain-containing protein produces the protein MASRSGRAALVRLAIVVAVLAVAAGGVWLVARAASPQAGPTTTDIPALDVRPADVEPGSVAPATDHITDRNSGRAGGGQASAPGANPLLDWARTTSAATAVPQRALLAYGNAELVMREHQPSCRLSWATLAGIGRVESNHGRYGGATLGENGRPSKPIIGIPLDGSEGVKAILDTDGGRLDGDVRHDRAVGPMQFIPSTWLRHGTDASGDGLADPQQIDDAALSAARYLCSGGRDMSTADGWWSGVMSYNNSTEYARKVFGLAEDYATAVRQAR, from the coding sequence ATGGCGAGTCGAAGCGGGCGGGCGGCTTTGGTCCGCCTCGCGATCGTGGTGGCGGTACTCGCCGTCGCGGCGGGCGGAGTGTGGCTCGTCGCCCGCGCCGCCAGCCCACAGGCGGGCCCGACCACGACTGACATCCCGGCGCTGGACGTGCGACCCGCCGACGTCGAACCTGGTTCGGTCGCACCTGCCACCGACCACATCACCGACCGCAACAGTGGCAGGGCCGGTGGCGGTCAGGCCAGCGCCCCCGGTGCCAACCCGCTGCTTGATTGGGCTCGTACCACCTCGGCCGCCACCGCGGTGCCGCAACGGGCACTGCTGGCGTACGGCAACGCCGAGCTGGTGATGCGAGAGCACCAGCCCAGCTGCAGGTTGTCCTGGGCGACGCTGGCGGGGATCGGACGTGTCGAGTCCAACCACGGCCGCTACGGCGGCGCGACGCTCGGTGAGAACGGCAGGCCGTCGAAGCCGATCATCGGTATCCCGCTCGACGGCTCCGAGGGAGTCAAGGCGATCCTGGACACCGACGGCGGCAGGCTCGACGGTGACGTCCGACACGATCGGGCCGTGGGGCCCATGCAATTCATTCCGAGCACCTGGCTGCGGCACGGCACCGACGCCTCCGGTGACGGCCTGGCGGACCCGCAACAGATCGACGACGCGGCACTGTCCGCCGCGCGCTACCTGTGCTCGGGTGGAAGGGACATGTCAACCGCCGACGGCTGGTGGTCGGGCGTCATGTCCTACAACAACTCCACCGAGTACGCGCGCAAGGTTTTCGGTCTCGCCGAGGACTACGCGACCGCCGTCAGGCAAGCCAGGTAA
- a CDS encoding succinic semialdehyde dehydrogenase, whose protein sequence is MTSTTPVKPSRPATIGGVPGAPRTSRATELAGRAVGGRHNAPIELKAPFTGLTTATLPQATEQEVRAAFERAREAQRAWAGRPVRERARVLRRLHDLVLGNQAEALDLVQVEAGKSRLDAFDEISATALVAAYYGKHGPAILSPRRVAGVLPLLTRAGQLHHPKGVVGVISPWNYPLALTAMDVLPALLAGNTVVQKPDNQTALSALWLHELACAAGLPPQAWQIVLGRGSQIGDALVEEPDYVCFTGSTPTGKRLAGRIAQRLTGYSLELGGKNPMLVLPDADVAKAAAGAVAACFSSAGQLCVSVERVYVHDSIAEEFVAAFARRTEALRLGGTLDYRTDMGSLTSADQLRAVSAHVDDARAHGATVVTGGRARPDIGPLFYEPTILTNVPRAAKVFAEETFGPVVSVYRYRDIDDAVERANDTVFGLNASVWSRDGRRGREVAARLKAGTVNVNEGYAATFGTVGLPMGGMKESGVGRRNGAEGLLKYTESQSIAVQRGMRLRPFPGLPPRIWTKAMTLGMRLLARLPRR, encoded by the coding sequence ATGACGAGCACGACACCGGTGAAACCGTCGCGACCAGCCACGATCGGCGGGGTGCCAGGCGCACCACGCACGAGCAGAGCCACCGAGTTGGCAGGCCGCGCCGTGGGCGGCAGGCACAACGCGCCCATCGAGTTGAAGGCCCCGTTCACCGGACTGACCACCGCCACCCTGCCGCAGGCCACCGAGCAGGAGGTGCGCGCCGCGTTCGAACGCGCCCGCGAGGCGCAGCGGGCATGGGCAGGCCGTCCGGTCCGGGAGCGGGCGCGGGTGCTGCGACGCCTGCACGACCTCGTGCTCGGCAACCAGGCAGAGGCGCTCGATCTCGTGCAGGTCGAAGCGGGCAAGTCCAGGCTCGACGCCTTCGACGAGATCAGCGCGACCGCGCTCGTCGCCGCCTACTACGGCAAGCACGGGCCGGCCATTCTGTCCCCGCGCAGGGTGGCCGGGGTGCTGCCGCTGCTGACCAGGGCCGGGCAACTGCACCATCCCAAAGGCGTGGTGGGCGTGATCTCACCGTGGAACTACCCGCTGGCGCTGACCGCGATGGACGTGTTGCCCGCGCTGCTGGCGGGCAACACCGTGGTGCAGAAGCCGGACAACCAGACCGCCCTTTCGGCGCTGTGGTTGCACGAACTGGCCTGCGCCGCCGGGTTGCCGCCGCAGGCATGGCAGATCGTGCTCGGCAGGGGCTCACAGATCGGCGACGCGCTGGTCGAAGAGCCCGACTACGTCTGCTTCACCGGCTCGACCCCGACAGGCAAGCGGCTGGCGGGGCGGATCGCGCAACGGCTCACCGGCTACTCGCTGGAACTCGGCGGCAAGAACCCGATGCTCGTGCTGCCGGACGCCGACGTCGCCAAGGCCGCAGCGGGCGCGGTCGCGGCGTGCTTCTCCTCCGCGGGTCAGCTGTGCGTGTCCGTGGAGCGGGTCTACGTGCACGACAGCATCGCCGAGGAGTTCGTCGCCGCCTTCGCACGGCGTACCGAAGCCCTGCGGCTGGGTGGCACCCTCGACTACCGCACGGACATGGGTTCGCTCACCTCGGCCGACCAGCTACGGGCGGTCTCGGCACACGTCGACGACGCACGCGCGCACGGCGCCACCGTGGTCACCGGAGGCAGGGCCCGGCCCGACATCGGCCCGCTGTTCTACGAGCCCACGATCCTCACCAACGTGCCGCGGGCGGCGAAGGTGTTCGCCGAGGAGACCTTCGGGCCGGTGGTGTCGGTCTACCGCTACCGCGACATCGACGATGCCGTCGAGCGTGCCAACGACACCGTGTTCGGGCTCAACGCGAGTGTGTGGTCACGCGACGGCAGGCGGGGCCGGGAGGTCGCCGCGAGGCTGAAGGCGGGCACGGTGAACGTGAACGAGGGCTACGCCGCCACGTTCGGCACGGTGGGCCTTCCGATGGGCGGCATGAAGGAGTCAGGCGTCGGCCGCCGCAACGGTGCCGAAGGGCTGCTGAAGTACACCGAGTCGCAGTCCATCGCCGTGCAGCGCGGGATGCGGCTGCGCCCCTTCCCCGGCCTGCCACCGCGAATCTGGACCAAGGCGATGACGCTCGGGATGCGACTGCTCGCCCGGCTGCCCCGCCGCTGA
- a CDS encoding helix-turn-helix transcriptional regulator, whose protein sequence is MRVVPRLGSGIPIIGRADELSRLRAAFARALQARAAGVLLAGDAGVGKTRVLTELAEHAATNGALVLTGRCIDIKEGGLPYLPFAEALATLTATDDEAVAGAVAARPALARLLPAQPGQASAGRGPGYASAADDEAGRVYAEQDLGQLQLFDAVLGTLAELSTHRPVLLILEDLHWADRSTRNLVSFLLSRLADQRLLVVGSYREEDVHRRHPLRGLLAELVRLPAVERVELSAFTSHDARAFVAALADAPLPEHVMDSVVSRSQGNPFFVEELLASGTDCDGTDLPSGLAEVLLARLERLAPDTRSVLRAVAVASEAVSHAALAEVCGLDELRLEEALREAVQHHVLVVERGCYLFRHALQREAVYGDLLPGERVRMHAAYASRLRSAPQERGAEAKLAYHSLESKDFATALDALLRAADEADKIGAPGAGLRHVEQALEIWAAVPPRQRPGDRDELGLLLQASYFAGTSGEPERAIAFARSAVDSLGPQVAPRRAAMVWRRLAEALVVLDSTFTEAEEAIARAWELLADAEPSADRAWVFATRAQILRGMERFDEAAASARTAVADGRASGAAAPEASALATLGTLADADGDAEQARRLLAEAARKAQAAGAVGTELRARYFSALSHDDHADLVPAMELYRRVVERAEESGLLWSTYGAAARSRLVSLRYLSGDWPEESEPDRPGSVVSGAVAAVLSCPWSHLAVARGRFAEAERLIAELRGQWRHDIWVALAASTAGTELAFWRGEYRRAALTAEEGVGWLERLYALGLAGVRVATLGAEACVAWLADARSRGDSAAEAEAAGMGARLVEVARGCASRSRPRSGTLGPEGQAWLARLEAVAGELPGGAADPALWAKASEAFGYGAVYDQAMCDWQHARSLLAEGEPVAAARSLRRAHEVAGKLGAEPLRHAVETLARRARINLVDQPVRHDQGRGPLTEREHAVLERVALGRTNRQVGEELYISEKTVSVHLSRAMAKLGAARRAEAVAIAYDRGLLNPR, encoded by the coding sequence ATGCGAGTTGTGCCCCGTCTTGGTTCCGGTATCCCCATCATCGGTCGCGCCGACGAGTTGTCGCGGTTGCGAGCCGCGTTCGCTCGCGCGCTGCAGGCGAGGGCCGCGGGGGTGTTGCTGGCGGGCGACGCGGGCGTCGGCAAGACCAGGGTGCTCACCGAACTGGCCGAGCACGCGGCCACCAACGGGGCATTGGTGCTGACCGGCCGCTGCATCGACATCAAGGAGGGCGGACTGCCCTACCTGCCCTTCGCGGAGGCACTCGCCACGCTCACCGCGACCGACGACGAGGCGGTGGCGGGCGCGGTCGCGGCACGACCCGCGCTCGCCAGGCTGCTGCCCGCGCAGCCGGGGCAGGCAAGCGCCGGGCGGGGGCCCGGGTACGCCTCGGCGGCGGACGACGAGGCCGGGCGGGTGTACGCCGAGCAGGACCTCGGACAGTTGCAGCTGTTCGACGCCGTGCTGGGAACACTGGCCGAGTTGTCCACGCACCGGCCCGTGCTGCTGATACTGGAAGACCTGCATTGGGCAGACCGGTCCACCCGCAACCTGGTGTCGTTCCTGCTGTCCCGGCTGGCGGATCAGCGGCTGCTCGTGGTCGGCAGCTACCGGGAGGAAGACGTCCACCGGCGGCATCCGCTGCGTGGCCTGCTCGCCGAACTGGTGCGACTGCCCGCGGTCGAGCGGGTGGAACTGTCGGCGTTCACCTCGCACGATGCGCGGGCGTTCGTGGCGGCGCTGGCCGATGCGCCGTTGCCCGAGCATGTGATGGACAGTGTGGTGTCCCGGTCGCAGGGCAACCCGTTCTTCGTCGAGGAACTGCTGGCGTCGGGAACCGACTGCGACGGGACCGACCTGCCGTCCGGATTGGCCGAGGTGTTGCTGGCGCGGCTGGAGCGGCTGGCACCGGACACCCGCAGTGTCTTGCGTGCGGTGGCGGTGGCGAGCGAGGCGGTGAGCCATGCCGCGCTCGCCGAGGTGTGCGGCCTGGACGAGCTGCGGTTGGAGGAGGCACTGCGCGAGGCGGTGCAGCACCACGTACTGGTTGTCGAACGCGGCTGCTACCTGTTCCGGCACGCGTTGCAGCGTGAAGCGGTCTACGGTGATCTGCTGCCGGGGGAGCGGGTCCGGATGCACGCGGCCTACGCGAGCAGGTTGCGGTCGGCGCCGCAGGAGCGCGGCGCGGAGGCCAAGCTCGCCTACCACAGCCTGGAGAGCAAGGATTTCGCCACGGCGCTGGACGCCTTGTTGCGTGCTGCCGACGAGGCGGACAAGATCGGCGCCCCCGGCGCAGGGCTGCGGCATGTCGAACAGGCACTGGAGATCTGGGCTGCCGTTCCGCCGCGCCAGCGACCCGGCGATCGCGACGAGCTGGGTCTGCTGCTGCAGGCTTCCTATTTCGCAGGCACGTCGGGGGAACCGGAGCGGGCGATCGCGTTCGCGCGTTCGGCGGTGGACTCGCTCGGACCACAGGTCGCACCCCGGCGTGCCGCGATGGTGTGGCGCAGGCTCGCCGAAGCCCTTGTGGTGCTCGACAGCACCTTCACGGAGGCGGAGGAAGCGATCGCGAGGGCGTGGGAACTCCTCGCCGATGCCGAGCCGAGCGCCGACCGCGCCTGGGTTTTCGCCACCAGGGCGCAGATTCTTCGCGGCATGGAGCGCTTCGACGAGGCCGCGGCCAGCGCTCGCACCGCGGTCGCGGACGGCAGGGCAAGTGGCGCCGCCGCACCCGAGGCTTCGGCGCTGGCCACACTGGGCACGCTCGCCGACGCCGACGGCGACGCCGAGCAGGCGCGCCGGTTGCTGGCGGAGGCGGCCCGCAAGGCGCAGGCGGCTGGCGCGGTCGGCACCGAGCTGCGGGCAAGGTACTTCTCCGCGCTCAGCCACGACGACCACGCCGACCTGGTGCCCGCGATGGAGCTGTATCGCCGGGTGGTCGAGCGTGCGGAGGAGTCGGGGCTGCTGTGGAGCACCTACGGTGCCGCCGCCCGTTCACGGCTGGTGTCGTTGCGCTATCTGAGCGGCGACTGGCCGGAAGAGTCCGAACCGGACCGACCGGGCTCGGTGGTGTCCGGTGCGGTGGCCGCGGTACTCAGCTGCCCGTGGAGTCACCTCGCGGTCGCCAGGGGCCGGTTCGCCGAAGCGGAGCGACTGATCGCCGAACTGCGTGGGCAGTGGCGCCACGACATCTGGGTCGCGCTCGCGGCGAGCACGGCAGGCACCGAGCTGGCCTTCTGGCGCGGTGAGTACCGGCGGGCCGCGCTCACCGCAGAGGAGGGCGTCGGCTGGCTGGAGCGGTTGTACGCGCTGGGGTTGGCAGGTGTGCGGGTGGCCACGCTCGGCGCGGAGGCGTGCGTGGCGTGGCTGGCCGATGCCCGCTCGCGCGGTGACAGCGCCGCAGAGGCCGAAGCGGCGGGAATGGGGGCGAGGCTGGTGGAAGTCGCCAGGGGGTGCGCGAGCCGGAGCCGCCCGCGCTCGGGCACACTCGGCCCGGAGGGGCAGGCATGGCTGGCGAGACTGGAGGCCGTTGCCGGTGAGCTGCCGGGAGGCGCGGCCGATCCGGCACTGTGGGCCAAGGCCAGCGAGGCCTTCGGCTACGGCGCTGTCTACGACCAGGCGATGTGCGACTGGCAGCACGCGCGCAGCCTGCTCGCCGAGGGAGAGCCCGTGGCGGCGGCGAGATCGCTGCGGCGGGCTCACGAGGTGGCGGGCAAGCTCGGCGCGGAACCGCTACGCCACGCGGTGGAGACGTTGGCCCGCCGCGCCAGGATCAACCTGGTGGACCAGCCGGTGCGGCATGATCAGGGCAGGGGGCCGCTCACCGAGCGGGAGCACGCGGTGCTGGAGCGCGTCGCACTCGGCCGCACCAACCGGCAGGTGGGTGAGGAGCTCTACATCAGCGAGAAGACGGTGAGCGTGCACCTGTCGCGGGCGATGGCCAAGCTCGGCGCCGCCAGGAGGGCCGAGGCCGTGGCCATCGCCTACGACCGGGGGCTGCTCAACCCGCGGTGA
- a CDS encoding DUF3817 domain-containing protein — MVTTDRDKVAATTNLRAPLLRFRVAAFVTGIGLLGLVAVMVLRYGFDNPEPSAVYSPIHGVIYMVYLVLAVDLALKARWSVKGTIGVLLAGCVPLLSFVAERAVTRRVLAGRKL; from the coding sequence ATGGTGACGACCGACCGTGACAAGGTGGCGGCGACCACGAACCTGCGCGCACCGTTGCTGCGCTTCCGGGTCGCCGCCTTCGTCACCGGCATCGGACTGCTCGGACTCGTGGCCGTGATGGTGCTGCGCTACGGCTTCGACAACCCCGAGCCTTCCGCCGTGTACTCGCCCATCCACGGCGTGATCTACATGGTCTACCTCGTGCTGGCTGTCGACCTGGCGCTGAAGGCGCGGTGGTCGGTGAAGGGCACCATCGGGGTGTTGCTCGCAGGCTGCGTGCCCCTGCTGTCCTTCGTCGCCGAGCGGGCTGTCACGCGCCGGGTGCTGGCGGGCCGCAAGCTGTAG
- a CDS encoding TetR/AcrR family transcriptional regulator, translating into MAVTTRERGHRTQAQRRAETRAALLDATIDCLVELGYARSSMQEICSRAGVSKGAAQHHFAGKAQLMAAAVEHLATKLKQQRTPDAESLPDGPARVAAAIDLLWRAYSGTLASAAMELWVAARTDAELREAMRPVDRALGRSTLEDLATLSGDLPRQNLEMLYWLTVNLTRGLALDAELGGDPQRRAQLLEEWKRIATTLYAR; encoded by the coding sequence ATGGCCGTGACGACGCGAGAACGCGGACACCGCACGCAGGCGCAACGCCGTGCCGAGACCCGCGCGGCACTGCTCGACGCGACGATCGACTGCCTTGTCGAGCTCGGCTACGCGCGCTCGTCGATGCAGGAGATCTGCTCGCGGGCGGGAGTGTCCAAGGGCGCGGCGCAACACCACTTCGCGGGCAAGGCGCAACTGATGGCCGCGGCGGTCGAGCACCTTGCGACCAAGCTCAAGCAACAGCGCACGCCGGATGCCGAGAGCCTGCCGGACGGGCCCGCACGCGTGGCCGCGGCGATCGACCTGCTGTGGCGCGCGTACTCGGGCACCCTCGCCAGCGCGGCGATGGAACTGTGGGTGGCCGCACGCACCGACGCCGAGCTTCGGGAGGCAATGCGTCCCGTCGACCGCGCGCTCGGCCGCTCGACACTGGAAGACCTCGCCACGCTGTCCGGCGACCTGCCGAGGCAGAACCTGGAGATGCTGTACTGGCTCACCGTGAACCTCACCCGAGGACTGGCGCTGGACGCCGAACTCGGAGGCGACCCGCAGCGCAGGGCGCAGCTACTGGAGGAATGGAAGCGGATCGCGACCACGCTGTACGCCCGCTGA